A region of Arabidopsis thaliana chromosome 5, partial sequence DNA encodes the following proteins:
- a CDS encoding GDSL-like Lipase/Acylhydrolase superfamily protein (GDSL-like Lipase/Acylhydrolase superfamily protein; FUNCTIONS IN: lipase activity, hydrolase activity, acting on ester bonds, carboxylesterase activity; INVOLVED IN: lipid metabolic process; LOCATED IN: endomembrane system; CONTAINS InterPro DOMAIN/s: Lipase, GDSL, active site (InterPro:IPR008265), Lipase, GDSL (InterPro:IPR001087); BEST Arabidopsis thaliana protein match is: GDSL-like Lipase/Acylhydrolase superfamily protein (TAIR:AT1G73610.1); Has 3351 Blast hits to 3312 proteins in 196 species: Archae - 0; Bacteria - 277; Metazoa - 0; Fungi - 13; Plants - 3044; Viruses - 0; Other Eukaryotes - 17 (source: NCBI BLink).), whose amino-acid sequence MNSLVIQTTIVLVSVISVSIVHAGNIPAVIAFGDSILDTGNNNYLMTLTKVNFYPYGRDFVTRRATGRFGNGRIPTDLIAEGLGIKNIVPAYRSPFLEPNDILTGVSFASGGSGLDPMTARIQGVIWVPDQLNDFKAYIAKLNSITGDEEKTRSIISNAVFVISAGNNDIAITYFTNPIRNTRYTIFSYTDLMVSWTQSFIKELYNLGARKFAIMGTLPLGCLPGASNALGGLCLEPANAVARLFNRKLADEVNNLNSMLPGSRSIYVDMYNPLLELVKNPLRSGFISPTRPCCCAPAAPIPCLDASRYVFWDIAHPSEKAYQTIIPPIIQQIQQSFA is encoded by the exons ATGAATTCTCTAGTTATTCAAACCACAATAGTATTAGTCTCTGTTATATCAGTTTCTATCGTTCATGCCGGAAATATTCCCGCGGTTATAGCGTTCGGAGATTCAATTCTCGATACAGGCAACAACAATTATCTCATGACTCTAACTAAGGTTAATTTCTATCCCTATGGAAGAGATTTTGTAACTCGAAGAGCCACAGGAAGATTTGGCAATGGAAGAATTCCTACAGATTTGATTG CCGAAGGTTTGGGAATAAAGAATATTGTACCAGCTTATCGTAGTCCATTCCTTGAACCCAATGATATCTTAACCGGTGTTAGTTTTGCTTCTGGTGGTTCCGGTTTAGATCCAATGACCGCCAGAATTCAG ggaGTTATTTGGGTACCAGACCAGTTAAATGACTTCAAAGCTTACATAGCAAAGCTGAATAGCATCACAGGAGACgaagagaaaacaagatcAATCATATCGAATGCAGTTTTTGTCATTTCCGCTGGGAATAACGATATTGCCATCACATATTTCACAAATCCGATAAGAAACACTCGATACACTATCTTTTCATACACTGACTTGATGGTTTCATGGACTCAATCATTCATAAAG GAATTATATAATTTGGGAGCAAGAAAATTCGCGATTATGGGAACATTACCATTGGGTTGCTTGCCGGGAGCAAGCAATGCTCTTGGAGGTTTATGTCTAGAACCCGCAAACGCAGTGGCTAGACTCTTTAATAGGAAGTTAGCGGATGAAGTCAACAACCTCAACTCGATGCTCCCAGGTTCTCGTTCGATATACGTCGACATGTATAATCCTCTCCTCGAACTTGTCAAAAACCCTCTAAGATCAG GATTTATCTCGCCAACTAGACCTTGTTGTTGTGCTCCGGCGGCTCCCATACCGTGCTTGGATGCGTCTCGTTATGTGTTTTGGGACATTGCACATCCATCGGAGAAAGCTTATCAGACAATTATTCCTCCGATTATCCAACAAATTCAACAAAGCTTCGCTTGA
- a CDS encoding Pectin lyase-like superfamily protein (Pectin lyase-like superfamily protein; CONTAINS InterPro DOMAIN/s: Pectin lyase fold/virulence factor (InterPro:IPR011050), AmbAllergen (InterPro:IPR018082), Pectate lyase/Amb allergen (InterPro:IPR002022), Pectin lyase fold (InterPro:IPR012334), Parallel beta-helix repeat (InterPro:IPR006626); BEST Arabidopsis thaliana protein match is: Pectin lyase-like superfamily protein (TAIR:AT4G24780.2); Has 30201 Blast hits to 17322 proteins in 780 species: Archae - 12; Bacteria - 1396; Metazoa - 17338; Fungi - 3422; Plants - 5037; Viruses - 0; Other Eukaryotes - 2996 (source: NCBI BLink).) has product MFRPNSLLIPSNLSTTKSQRNTMLNSSYLSFALIFFCCILFSALASSLPVSDPELVVEEVHRKINESISRRKLGFFSCGSGNPIDDCWRCDKDWEKNRKRLADCGIGFGKNAIGGRDGEIYVVTDPGNDDPVNPRPGTLRYAVIQDEPLWIIFKRDMTIQLKEELIMNSFKTLDGRGASVHISGGPCITIQYVTNIIIHGLHIHDCKQGGNTYVRDSPEHYGYRTVSDGDGVSIFGGSHVWVDHCSLSNCNDGLIDAIRGSTAITISNNYLTHHNKVMLLGHSDTYEQDKNMQVTIAFNHFGEGLVQRMPRCRHGYFHVVNNDYTHWEMYAIGGSANPTINSQGNRFLAPDDSSSKEVTKHEDAPEDEWRNWNWRSEGDLLLNGAFFTYSGAGPAKSSSYSKASSLAARPSSHVGEITIASGALSCKRGSHC; this is encoded by the exons ATGTTTCGTCCCAATTCTCTTTTAATACCTTCAAatttatcaacaacaaaaagccAAAGAAACACAATGCTAAATTCTTCATATCTATCCTTCGCACTTATCTTTTTCTGCTGCATTTTGTTCTCCGCTCTCGCTTCGTCTTTGCCCGTTTCCGACCCTGAGCTTGTTGTCGAGGAAGTACACAG aaaaataaacgAGTCCATATCAAGAAGGAAGCTAGGGTTCTTCTCGTGCGGGAGTGGTAATCCAATCGATGATTGTTGGCGATGCGACAAGGATTGggagaaaaaccgaaaacgGTTAGCAGACTGTGGTATCGGTTTTGGCAAGAACGCTATTGGCGGTCGTGATGGTGAAATCTATGTGGTCACGGATCCAGGAAACGATGATCCAGTAAACCCTAGACCGGGAACACTAAGATACGCAGTCATTCAAGATGAACCGCTATGGATCATTTTTAAGCGAGACATGACGATCCAACTAAAAGAAGAACTCATCATGAATTCTTTCAAAACCCTAGACGGACGAGGAGCCTCCGTACACATCTCCGGTGGGCCATGTATAACCATACAATATGTAACCAACATCATCATCCATGGTTTACACATACATGACTGCAAGCAAGGTGGGAATACTTACGTACGTGACTCACCAGAGCATTACGGATATAGAACGGTATCCGACGGTGACGGTGTGTCAATATTCGGTGGAAGCCACGTGTGGGTTGATCATTGCTCGCTATCGAATTGCAACGACGGGTTAATTGATGCAATTCGTGGATCAACGGCTATAACGATCTCGAACAATTATTTGACGCATCATAATAAGGTTATGTTATTGGGACACAGTGATACGTACGAACAAGACAAGAACATGCAAGTCACTATCGCTTTTAACCATTTTGGAGAAGGCCTCGTCCAAAGAATGCCAAG gtGTAGACATGGATATTTCCATGTGGTGAACAATGACTATACACATTGGGAAATGTATGCAATTGGAGGAAGTGCTAATCCTACCATCAACTCTCAAGGCAACCGTTTTCTTGCTCCTGATGACTCATCTAGCAAAGAG GTAACAAAGCACGAGGATGCGCCGGAAGACGAATGGAGAAATTGGAATTGGAGATCTGAAGGAGATCTACTGCTTAATGGTGCATTCTTCACCTATTCTGGTGCTGGACCAGCTAAATCATCAAGCTATTCAAAAGCTTCGAGTCTAGCCGCGAGACCGTCCTCTCATGTTGGTGAGATAACTATAGCCTCGGGTGCACTCAGCTGCAAAAGGGGTTCTCATTGTTGA